GATGTTATGACTGATGGTGCACACATGttttttgaaagattttctgTGAGCCTGGTTCATGTTAAGGTCCCTTCAGTGTATATTTGATAGGTAACCATCATCTATTGCAGATGAGTTAGCAGGCTTTTTctctcactgttttttttcataaagtaaaaaatcaaaagaaatttatttaattcatGTAAGTACTTGACTAAGTTTAGATGAGTTCTTTGAGTGGACacaaaaattttgaaatgcCAAGAGTTTTTGTTGTATTGCTTGAACTACTCTTGGCTTACTGAGAGGCTGCATTGTAGAATTCTATGTAACTCTGTACAAGATTTGTATTTCCAAATAAGTAAGGTGGCCttatctgtgtatttttaaagtaaaactaAAAGGTAGGAAGTCATTTGTTTCTCCACTACTGTATGAAATGGGTTTTCACTGCAGGCCTCTTCCATTTTCTAAAAGCTGTAGAGTTTGCACAACAGATAGACTAACAACTTCCATActaattatttgcttttttgttttttcaaggaGTGGCTTTCAAAAGGACATGGAGAATACAGAGAAATCCCAAGTGAGAGAGACTTTTTCCAAGAAGtcaaagaaagtaaaaatgttGTTTGCCATTTCTATAGAGATACAACATTCAGGTACAGTAAATAAGCTGTGCTGAAGAAACTTTTGTTTAAAGATGTCTACAAAACCAGATGTGTTTCTTGTTCTTTCAAATCCCACTCATGAACAGGCATTTTTAGAAGTATTCAATTGCTTCATTATAAATCTCAGTCACTTTTCAAGACATCTGATTTTTTGAAACGTATTTTTTCCACTACAGTTAATCTGAACATGATTGGACAATAATTAATATTCTGCTACATAGTTGATAAGAACATAGATGTATAACCTCTTTGACAATATTTGAGAGACTGCTGTGTTTCATTATTGATTTACTTTGAGGCAGCTAGGTATGTAAATGTAGACCATACAAGAGCAGCATTTCAAAAAGATGGTTTTGGTTAGTCCAGATAGAGATAATCAGGGTGGTTctagcaaacagaaaaaaaaataccaaaaatctTGTCTAGGCATCTTGAGAATTTAACCTTTTACTTTGAAAGGATCAGTTGCAGCTGCTTTCCCTTTGTGCCTGTGCCTTTGTgattctgtctctttttttagAGTGTGACACACCTAGATCTGAGAATATGTGGTGACTCAGAATAGGAACCCAAACTAAGATGTCCCACTTCCTTGGAAGAATTTTGGAAGTTCTGGGTTGGCAGGCTGTTTCTCACCGGGTCTCTCTCAATGTGTTCTGTTAAAATGCTGTTGCAAAGTAGAGTAGTTTATTGATGGAGGAGCCAGTTGTCCTGGTTTTAGttctttggggcttttttttcccccaaaggtGTTACATTCTCTCTAGCTTACAGAATATAAACTGAAACAGCCTCCTTGTGAGAAATTGAAAGATGTCAGGGCTAGATTTTGCAGTGAGGTATCAGTGTCCTACATTTCCTAAGTGTTTAAAGCAGTTGTGTTTGGCTAGCTTTTACTCAAGAGGGTGAAAGGCTGTCACTGCAAATAAAGTAGCTTTGGACAGGTTTGGGTTCTTGTTTCCTGAATCAGCAAAGTCTGTAGGCTCAGCAGGAGAAGGAACTTCCGAGAAAGTGCTTTGTAAAGTGTGTCATGCTGACAGACAGGTTGAAGCTTGTGTGTTGGGTTTACCAACCACCGTATCAAGTTGCTTTCATCTTTGCCCAGTCCAGCTTTTTGATTCAGCTCTCTTCTCGAGTTTAAGGACAGTCTCAATCACAGAGTTCATGCAGCTAAGACAAACCGCTTGGAGAAGACAATCCAGAAAGCTGAGATTGCAGGTGACAAGTCCACAAATCTCTGTGATCTGACAAATATTTTGAGCAGTTCACATCACTGTCCCATGGCTGAGAAACAAATAGTTGTATGCTCACTCCTATTCCATGGcaacagagaagcaaaatatttttgcctttagCACTACTGTGTAAAGCAGTCTGTgcaaatcacttttttttccacttacaCTGAGTTACTGCATCTCAGCTGCGAAGGTAGTGACTGCAAAAATCCAGAACACTGTAACATGTTGAGAGTACTTCTTTGAAGAAATCTTCTATAGAGGAATTTTTCCAGTTGACAGGCAGTGAAGCTAGAGCTggaacaataaaaagaaatgtcatcAGTAAGTGCAAGCCTCCAGAAATGAGAGCAAGGCTCCCAGGTATATGGAAGGTAATTAGGGAGAAATTAGAGAAAGGGATGGTATAATTATACAGTAGAGGTGCTCCAAGCTCTAGTGTTCCACTATTAGTCATTAAATCCAGCTACCTCTGAAAGTTTCTCTTGAAACTAAATTCTCTATTACAGAGGTAATGTCTAAGTATTAACATGATAGAACTAGGTCTTTACTGCTCCTTTTTACTGCTCTTTTACTTCCTCTCAAATGCATATTCATCAGCTTATTCATTCTAACACTTTATAtattttggattaattttttcaCAGGTGCCAAATAATGGACAAACATTTGACTGTATTGGCAAAAAAGCACATTGAGACAAAATTCTTGAaattaaatgctgaaaaatcTCCTTTCTTGTGCGAGAGACTGCGCATCAAAGTAATTCCCACTCTAGCACTAataaaagatggaaaaacaCAGGACTACGTCGTGGGCTTTACTGACCTCGGTAACACTGATGACTTCACTACAGAAACTTTAGAATGGAGATTAGGCTGCGCAGATGTAATTAATTACAGGTAATTAAGCATTTTgtgattcttttattttcagattaagTACAAAGAGAATGAGCTTGCAGACAGGAGAATCTGAAAAGTGGTAACTTTAATATGTTGTATGCTAAAAAAGACTGTAAGAGTTTAATCTGGTTAATTTGTGTGCTTCATCAAGGGAAAGATAATCTCTTTGGCAAAGTATTTAGACATTGTAATGAGTGTTGAGTCCTTTTTGtagagtaataaaaatgaaCCCAGTTTTTGTCATGAGGTATATGGAGGAGCAGTGATGCTCTGATACGGCTTCAGTGTTGTGCATCTAACGTAATCCTATGGCATCTATAGATGCTTCATGTCACAGATGCAATGCAGTGAAGTCTGAGCCTTTTTCATCCAGTTCAGAGAAAATTCAGCAAGTCATCCTTAAACTGCATCTAAGTCAGTATTACAtacatgaatatatttttttcttcaacaaactatactgaaaatggaatataattaaaataagtgTAAATAAACTGAGTAAAAGTACAATATAATGATCATAAGTACCACGTTAAAAACTACAGAACAAAAGGGAGTAGAACATATCTGTCACCACAATAGCCTAATTTTACAAGAGAATTATTTaccaaaattctgctttcctttccaaGGTAGTTCAGATTTCTCTTTTAGGTAGTTCAGAGTTCTCTTTTTAGGTTAATTTTGCTCTACTGTTTTGAATGCCTTTAGTgcactttaaattttaaatttcattaccTTAATATATTTAAACGTCTAATGAGGTAAAATTTTGCCAAAAAGTATTGTATCTTAAAGGTAGAGGAACTACTACTCAATTTGGTTTAGTAGCTGTTGAACTTTGGGTGAAATTACtgaaacttaaaattttaaaacaactgGCATTTCCCAGttcaataaaaagcaaatacgCAGAGACAGCTTGCATGCATATTCTAGACAGCACCAGCCTTTTATGGGTAAAATCCTTCACTGGAGTTGTATCAAGCACCACTGAATTTGCTAAACATTGATATATTGGCTTATGGCataattttgcttctgcttGACTCTACTAGTACGGTGTATTTGTTCTTAGCTCCTTGTGGAGTAGGGGAATTTTGGTCTTCATTCCTTTTGGCAGACTCTGGCTTTGCAATGCAAGCCACAGTTCCTCACTGTTCTGAAAGTAACATCCCATTCTCTGGAGTTCCTGAAAAGGGCATAGGCCTCCTCAGAGCTTGGAAATAGTTCTTTTCCTTCAACCTGTGGGATAGCAGATGGTAAAAGA
This sequence is a window from Vidua chalybeata isolate OUT-0048 chromosome 2, bVidCha1 merged haplotype, whole genome shotgun sequence. Protein-coding genes within it:
- the TXNDC9 gene encoding thioredoxin domain-containing protein 9; this encodes MAADTPVDILQKVLENEILQSTKVVEEHLDAEIQKLDQMDEDELERLKQRRLEALKKSQQQKQEWLSKGHGEYREIPSERDFFQEVKESKNVVCHFYRDTTFRCQIMDKHLTVLAKKHIETKFLKLNAEKSPFLCERLRIKVIPTLALIKDGKTQDYVVGFTDLGNTDDFTTETLEWRLGCADVINYSGNLMEPPFQSQKKYGTSFTKLDKKTIRGKIYDSDSDDD